The window GAGGTGGCCGTAACCGTTACCCAAATCATACTGTGCTTTTTGGTCAAAATTTACAGTCAGTTCAAGTTCAAAATCTGATTCATCATTACCTAAGTAAATTAAGCAAAAGCTATCGAAAGTAATCCGGCGTTTTTCTGTTAAGTTAAGTATGTTTTGATAGAATTGCAGTGATTTTGATTCGTCTACTACGCGGATCATACTGTGAATCATTTTTGCCATTGTTAGGAATACCTTATGTGTGAATTATATGCTCAAGAGCCGCAAACATCTTACGATAGCACCAAGCGTTCAATACGCATTCAGGGGGTGGTGACAAGTATTTCGCTAGAAAATAAAATCTGGCAAATTCTCGAGCGTATAGCAGCCGATGAAAAAGTAACAGTGCCGGAGTTTATTTCCACCTTGTATCAAGAAGTAATTGAACGCCATGGCAGTGTTAAAAATCTCGCATCAATGCTGCGTGTAACGTGTTTAACCTATGCGCTAAATAGTAAACCACTTGGTTAATTAACGGGTAGTATCTAGGTACTACATTGGGTGTTAACCATTAATCACCGCATTTTGCCGCTGAGCATTTTTTGCCAAGTTATTTCTCATAGCCAAGTAGTCTGGCCCCAGTTACTTTTATTGAGAATACGATTATGGAAACACTTACTTTTTTTGAAGATCTTTTTGCCAACGCAGAACCGGTGTTTATATTAGCTGTTGCATTAGCAAGCTTAGTTTTATGGTTTTTACCGGCAGTTCTGGCGTTTTTCTTTAATCGCAAACATGCAAAATTAATCGCAGCGGCATGTGTGCCAGCGGGTTTTTCACTTATTGCGTGGTCGGGCCTGATGATTTGGGCTGTAACCGGTAAAAGTGTTGAAAAAGCGGTGACTAAATCGCGCAAACCTGCGTCATCAAGCGAAGCAAGCTAATATAAAACGCCCTTTTTACAGCATTAGCAGTAAAAAGGGCGAAAATATTAAAAATCATCAGCGGCCGTTAGCGCTGATTTTATTGATTAAAAGGTGTATTGCACCGAAAGACTTGCGTAGTCGACTTCACCATTGAATTTATCTACATTTGAAAAAATGCCAATCTCATCATCTTCAAATTCAAAGTCGTAGCGGGTGTAATCTAGATTAAGTTGCCAGTTTTTTGAAATAGCAAATGATGCACCAGCGCCGTAAAATAGCTCATTGCCATCAAGTGATAGCGTATTATCAAAGCCGCTTAAATCGGCATCCCACCAATAATTACCGCCTTTTACAAACAGCGTTATACGTTCAGTAACAGGTAAACCAAGCTTAAGTCCTAACGTATAACCATCGAGTTTGGTGTTAAAGGTATCGTTGCCAAACTTACCAAAATCCAAATAGCCCGCTTCTAAACTGATCATTTGATTAAACTGGGTGCCAATAAACACATTGTATGCGTCGTCGTCATCATCAAAATCATCGTCACCACTGGCGCTTATTAATCCATAACCGCCACCCACATAAACACCGCGATGATCTACATCAGCTTCTTCTTTCGCAAGAGCTGGTGCTACTAAAATTGACGATAAGATTAATGATAATAATGATGTGCTTTTCATAGTAAATCCTTGTTAATGTTAAACTTTTAAAGTCAACTTTAAGTAGCAAACAATGTTCCAATAAATTTATTCTTTTAATTCAATTAGTTATATTTTTGGTATGCACCATTTACCTACTTTGCTTTTGTAGTAACAACACAGTGTATGAATTTTTTACAGACTGAAAGTTTGAAATAACAACCAGTTAAACTACTGTGTACTTGGTTTAGGCACATCATGAGTAGTTACGCTTTCTTTTTGTGTTAGGTGATCAGCTGTTTTCTTATCTTCTCTGTCTGCATCAACATGACTATCTTGCGACTTTGGTTCATATACTAAGGTCGTGAGCAGAGGGAAATGATCAGAACCGATGGATGGCAGACGAGTTATTTTATGTAAGGTAAAATGCTCGCTATGAAACATATGATCTAAAGGCCAACGGGCAAACCAATACTTAGTATGAAACGTATTAAACATGCCTCGGCCGATTCTTGGATCAAGTAACCCACTTATCTTTCTAAATAATCGAGTTGTATAAGACCAAGCTACGTCGTTAAGATCGCCTGAAACTAAAATGGGTTGCTTTGATTTCGCTATTTTTTTCGCCACCACAATTAGCTCGGCATCACGTTCAGATGAATAGGTATTTTCCGAAGGGCTTGGCGGTGCAGGGTGTAAAAAGTGAGCTTGTAGCTTAACGCCGTTTTTTAGTGTAAATGACGCATGGATTGATGGTACGTATTGTTCAACTAAAAATTCGATACGTTCATCACTTATGGGTAATGTGGAGAAAACATGCATACCGTAAAGGTTATCTAGAGGACATTTAACACGGTAGGGATAGCGTTTTGTTATGCCCTTGAGTGCGTCTTCCCACCACCGATCGGATTCTAGCGTAACAATAATATCGGGCTTATGCGTTTTAATGAGTTCAATAAGTGCTTTGGCGTTGTGGTTTGTCATCAATACGTTTGTGTTGAGAATTGTTATCTCGTCTAATGCACTGTGTTTAGAGGCCGCTTTCACCTCTGTTGGCCAGCATCGCGTGTAAGGCAATATCCACAACAAGTGCCAAATTATTGCGCAGAGTGTTAAAACAGGTAACACATAAAATATGTTGGGTTTATCACCCAATATGAATATTTGCCATATCAGTAAACTTGTCCCAAGCGTACACAACTGAACCCTTGGAAAGTCAAATACCCTAATTACCCAATGCGACTTTCGCACGATAGGAATTAACGTTGCTGCTATAAATAAAACCGTTAGCGTAATAAGTGTCGCAATCATTGAAATTCCTTATTTAAGTGGCGCACTTTAGTGGTGACTAAGTACAGATTCATTGCACTCTTAGTTAGCTGATAGCCCTAACTTTGCGCATTTTAATATTTTAAAGATGGGTAACACCTTCTAACTAATCAATTGTTGTGCCACTGTACATTTATCCGTAGCAATTCACTTGTTATGACGTTTAGTGCTGTTTTAACGCCTTATAACTTAACAAGAAATTAGTTTTAGGCAGAAAGGCACAAGTACTTGTTGCAGGCGGAATTACGCGTTTGAAACGTAATCCTTGCACAGTGGTTTGAAAAATTTACCAGTAGATATGTAAAAGATTCACATAAGTTATCACTAAATAGCACGAAAAATATTTAAGTTATTGATTATATGAGAATTAAAAGTTGGTTTTATTGTTGCATCAAGTCTAAGCAAGATATTTTTACACGACAAAAGAAGGAAACTTGTAATGGCTACATCTAATCAAAATGCATCGAATTCAAAAGCTAAGCAAAACGCATCAAATGGTCATCCGATTGCCGATAAATTGAATAGCTCTATGCATGATTCAGTCGATACCATCACTGAAAAAGTTGGTACAGCGGAAGAAACATTGCGCGAAACCGCGCATTCAAGCTCAGAAACCCTATCTCAAAAGCAGCAGGAAATGAAAGCTAAGTGGGAAAAGTCAGCCGTTAAAAAATACGCAGTAGAAAACCCAGTAGCAACAGCAGGTATTGCATTTTCACTCGGTATGTTGGTGTCTGCAATTATTAAACGTAAATAATATAGGTTTAAGACGATGGACAACATGGGTCCCGAGCAGGGCGGTTTTAACAATCAAAGCGAGCCAAATCAGCAGCCTGAAAACGAGGCGAAGCTGGCGCAAACATTCGAAAGCGTAACAGCATTGCTTGAAAGTAAAATTGCCAAGCTCATCACGTCAAAAAACCTAGTAGCGGCTGAGGCTAAAGTTAGCCTCAGCGCTGCGTTACTCTCATTCGCGATTTGTTTAACACTGGTCGTGATTGTCAGTGTAATTTGGCTCTTGCTTAATGCAGTGGTTGGGCTAACGCTGTATAAAATGTATCCTAGTTTAGCCTTGGTAATTGGAAGCTTGTTACTTTTAAACAGTGCATTAGCTGTATGGCTATTTATTCAGCTTAAGCGTATTTGGCATCGCGTGGGGTTTAAAGCGAGTGCGTCTTTACTTTTAAACGGAGACTAACATGGAGTTTTTACTTAAAGATGATCTACACCAACTTGAAAAAGCCAAAGCCGAATACCTCGCGGTAAAGGGGTTTGATGACTACAACACACAAGTTGCAAAAACGAATGTGAAATCGATTTTATCGTCAAAAGAAGGGCTTATGGCATCTTTTGGGGCGGGCTTTGTAAAAGGGTTAATGGATAATCCTGATAACCAAAAATGCGGTTCATCCCATTCCGACTTAATTAAAATTATCAGCTTATTAATAAAGTAACGCGCTATTATTTGGCGTTTTGTTTAGGCTTGAGTACTTCAGAGAACTGAAAGATTAAAAAACCAATAAACGACAACACAATACTAATTTCATAGCGGCTGTACGCTACAGATACGCCAATTGCACCTGTATTCCAAAGTCCAGCTGCGGTAGCTGTGCCTTTTACGCTGTCTTTATCTCTGAAAATAGCACCGCCACCAATAAATCCCATACCTGTGATAATGCCATACATTACCCTTGCTTCGGCGTCAGAACCTTCAAACACATTAATACCAACCAGCATAAAAGCGCACGAGGCAATGGTTACGAGTGGAAATGTTCGAAGACCAGCGCCGTTTTCTCTTGATTCACGGTTTAATGCAATCGGTAACGACAACAAAAATGCGATACCAAGTTGTTTAAAGTGAAACATTATTAAGGTGAAATCTAAATCTATCTCGAACATCCGTTTCTCATCTTTAACATGGGTTTAATATACAGTGTGCGCAGGCAAACTGATCGTAACGTTACAAAACAGTGTATTGGATAAGGTCTATAATAAAACCAAACACTTATGTAAATACGCAGTGTGTCGACTAGGGCCACTCGTTTAAAACAGTGTAACGTAATTTATTATCCAAAGTCGATTGGCAACGACGTGATGCGTTTAACCAGGTGAGTTATTACTGTTACCCTAAAGTAGCCTAGACTGTAAAGTTCGACACGCTCTAGTATTAGGCTAGCCACGTAAGAATAATGGCTGTTAATTGAAGTGTTCATAATTAAGGATAGTGTATGAGTAATTCTGTATTGGTAAGTGCAATAGAGCGCTTGCAACGAATTGGAGAGCAAGCAAATACCTCCAAGCAAGTGATTGAAGCACTGAGTCACCCACACGCTACATTAGCGTGTAATTTACCCGTACGTTTAGACAGTGGTCGTTTAGCTTATTTTAAAGGCTATCGTTGTCGCTATAACGATATCTTAGGCCCGTGCAAAGGCGGTATTCGCTTTCATCAAGCGGTGAATCAAGACGAAGTAGAAGCACTCGCGTTTTGGATGACACTAAAATGTGCTGTGGTGGGGTTACCGTTAGGTGGCGGTAAGGGTGGGGTTACTGTGAACCCAAAAACGCTATCGCCTATGGAACTTGAACGATTATCTCGTGCGTATGTGCGTGCGATGGCCGATTTTATTGGCCCCGATACCGATATTCCAGCACCTGATGTTTACACCAATGCACGTATTATGGGTTGGATGATGGACGAATACGAAAAAATAACGCGCAGTAAAGCGCCCGCGGTAATCACCGGAAAACCAATATCGCTTGGCGGTAGTTTAGGGCGCGAAAGTGCAACAGGTCGCGGGGCATTTATTTGTACGCAAATGTTGGTTAAAAAACTGGGCTTAAACCCACAAGAGCTCACTGTGGCGATACAAGGTTTTGGTAACGGTGGTTACCACTGCGCTAAATTGCTGCAGCAAGCAGGCTTTAATATCGTTGCTATAAGCGATTCGCAAGGGGGGATTTATCGAGAACAAGGACTGGATGTCGACAGTATTTTCCAAGAAAAGCAGCGCAGCAAAAAACTCTCTGCGGTGTACTGCGAACAATCGGTTTGCGAAGTGCAAGAGTTTAAACACATTAGCAATCAAGAACTGCTTACTTTAGATGTTGATATTTTAATCCCTGCAGCGCTCGATAGTGTGATCACCCGTGATAATGCCAATGATGTGCGCGCTAAGAACATTGTTGAAATTGCTAATGGTCCCGTTGAAAGCGAGGCAGATAGTGTTTTGCAGCAAAATAACGTAACAGTGGTGCCGGATATTTTGGCAAATGCTGGTGGTGTTATCGTAAGTTATTTTGAATGGCTGCAAAACAGACAAGGCGAGCAATGGTCACTCGATAAAGTAGAAGAAAAGCTGCATCAAAAGCTTGAAAAAGCGTTTGAAAATGCTTGGCAAATCTATCAAGAAAAAGACATTACACTACGCGACAGTGTATATAACGTAGCGTTGCGTGCTTTAACCGAAGCTATTGAAGCGCACGGCACAACTGATTACTTTAATGCGCAATCGAATCGTTAAAGAAAGTAGATTTGGATAAAAAGAGCAGCTTAAGCTGCTCTTTATGTATTACGTTTTTAATAAATTATTGTTTGCTTTTGACATAGTCATCAACAATCCGCGCTAAGATATCTAGAGGCACGGCGCCGTTTTTAAGCACCACATCATGAAACTCAGCTAAATCGAACTTATCACCTAGCGTTTGTTTGGCGTTTTCACGAATTTCTAAGATTTTCATCATACCGACTTTATAGGCGGTTGCTTGGCCTGGCATCACAATATAACGCTCAATTTCAGAGGTAACATCGGACTCTGCCATGCCGGTATTTTTAAGCATATAGTCAATAGCTACTTCACGTGTCCAACGTTTATGGTGAATACCTGTATCGACTACTAAGCGTACTGCTCTGAAAAGCTCTGCTTGTAAGCGGCCAATATTATCGTAAGGGTCGTTTTGAAAGCCTAACTCCCACGCAACTTGTTCCGCATAAAGTGCCCAGCCTTCAGTGTAAGCAGTAAATGGCGACATGCGTCTAAAAAGCGGCAAGCCTTCAGCTTCCATTCCAATGGCAATTTGAAAATGGTGGCCAGGAATACCTTCGTGGTAGGCGAGGGTGCGCATTGAGTATTTCGGGGTGGCTTTAATATCGTATAAATTGGCAAAAAATAACCCAGGGCGTGAACCATCAATAGCGGGCTGTTGATAATAGGCACCCGGTGCGGTTTTTTCTTTAAATTCAGGAATGCGACGCACTTTCATACCTGCATTTGGTCGAATATTAAACGCGCCATCAAGTCCTTGGTCAATCTCATCTAGGATGGTTTGATAGTCCGCTAAAATTTGTTCGCGACCTTCATCGGTATCAGGATAATAAAAACGCTCATCGGCTTTTAACGCTTCAATAGCCGTGCTAAAGCCAAGGCTGGTATCAAATCCTTCGCTATTTAAAATTGTGAGAATTTCTCCCTGAATTCGCGCGACTTCACTTAACCCTGTTTGATGAATAAAGTCGGCAGTGTAGTTGGTGGTAGTGAAAAATTTAAGTGAGCTGGCATAAGCTTTATCACCATTTGGTAACTTCCAAAAGCCATCATCCGTATTGGCTTTATCGCGAAGTGCGCTAAAGTAATCGATAAACAGCTGATAAGCAGGATGCACTGATTCTGTCATTGCAATCTCAACGTCAGCAAGGATCTTCGCTTGAGTTTGGTCGTCAAAAACCGCACTACCACTTTCTCCTGCTTTAATCATTTTATCTTGCAATGAGGTGTAAAGAATATTCTCGTTGATAGGGGTTGCAACAAAGGTGGTCATTTCGTCAAGTACGCGGTCAATTACAAAACGCGGTGGAATAATGTTTTTTTCTTCACGTAATTTTAGCCCCTCTAAGCTTTGACTAAACTTGCGTTTAACTTGGTTTAAACGGCTTATGTAGTTATTTGCATCTTCAACCGAATTAACTTGGTGCTGCGCATCCATAAAACTTGGGAAGCCGTTTTGAATGCCAAATAATTGGTTTACCGGATAACTGTGGTAGCGAAACTCGGTGGCATCAACAGCAAAATCAAGTAAATAGAGTGCAATCTCTTTCGACATTTGATCAGATTTGTCGAGTTCGCTGTCGTCATATTGCAGTACACCTTGTCTAATTTCAGGTAACAGGGCGAACATTTCGTCGTCTTTAGCAAGGCTTGCATCATCAAGCTCTGCATTGTGGCTGTTAAAGCCTAAACTTTCTAAAAAGCCAAGTGAGGTCAGTGTTTCTGGGCTGTCAAAGGCCATTTTTACCATAGTACGGTCAACGTACGATTTAAATCGCAATGGTTTTTTGGCGTACCATTCATGGGCAACAAATGCCCCTGCTAAAAATGCCAGTAATAAAATACTCAGCACTAGCCACTTTATTATTTTTCTAATCATTGGGCTTCCATATAAGTTGTTGTTTGCATCCCTTGCTATGATACCGAAATCAAATTAATTAACAATCGATTAACCTGGCTTTAAGGCTAAAGGGGCAGTGAGATTATTAAGATATGACGTTTGACTACAATACATGTTGGTAGACGAAATAGCAGCTAACGGGACACTCGCCATGGCGGATTTAAGCGGTTTTCACCTGCCCAGTATAGCTTGATTTTATTGCCTGAAGGGTCAAATAACACGGCTTCTCGCCACAGGTATCGTTGAACAGTTGGTAGCTGGGAAAATATAACGCCTTTTGCTTGTAAGTCAGCAACCCAGTTATCGAGCTGTGCATGTTCAAAATAAATCGTGGCGCCATTAACGGCATTTTCTTCAAGTGACAGCGAAAATGTTGATTCGCCCTCTGGGCAGGCAAAACGCGCATAATGCGGTGTATCGACAATAAGTTCAAAACCGAGCGTTTGGTAAAATGTAACGGCATCACTCATTTGCGTTACCGGTAATGTTACTTGGTTTAAGTTCATTTAAATCCTTAAACTAAACTGTAGGCATGCGCTTTCAACGCATGCCTACACGTTATTTATTTGTTCTCATTAACTAAAATAACTTTACGGTGAGGGAATGGAATTTCAATATTGGCATCATCAAGCGCTTTTTTAACTTGCTCGGGTACCGAATACAAAATATCGAAATAATGTTCACCGGAACAAAACGGACGTACTAAGAAATCGACCGAACTGTTGTTGAGGGTTTCAACTTCAACAAAGGGTTTAGGGTCATTCAAAATATGTGGGTGCGCGTCTAATACCTTATTAATAACTGTGCGAGCAGCGTCGATGTTCTCGTCATAGGCGATGCCAAAACGCATATCAACACCACGTATCTTATGGTGAGAGTGATTGACAATTTTATTGCCCCAAATATCGCTATTAGGAATGATAATACGCTGGTTATCAAAGGTTTGTAAAATGGTGGTGAACATGTCTATTTCAGCCACTTTGCCGAATTGGTCGCCCGTTTCAATAAAATCATCCACTTTATAAGGCCTAAATATAAGCAGCATTACACCCGCAGCAAGGTTCGATAAGGTGCCCTGCAGTGCTAAACCAACCGCAAGCCCAGCGGCACCTAGCAGTGCAATTATTGAGGCTGTTTGAACACCAAAACGGTTTAAGACCGCAATACCGACAAATGCCAAAATGGTGTATTTAGCGACACTGCCAAAAAACTTAAACAAGGTATCGTCTAGTTGTGCATGACGATTAGAGATTTTGATGATGGCTTTATTTACTTTGCCAGCAAGCCAAATACCAATAATTAAAATGGCGAAGGCAAGTAATAGGTTGGTTGCCCAATCAAGTGCTGTTGGCAGATATTGATTGAGATCGAGCTGAGCGATAAATTCTTCCATATTTTGTTAACCTAACGTTAAAAGCTATACACTAGGCTATCTTAAACGGTGCTTCAAGCGTCATAGCTATAATTTATACACATAGAAAGTTTATTAAACATTAACTTGCGGTTTGCACTTTTACATCACATAGTTTGTAAAGTAGTTTTATTCTATGTTGCGTGTTTAAAGGAAGAGGTATGTCCTATTTAAAATTAGCAATATGCTTTCGTTTAGAGCCTGGGTGTTTAGGGCCAACGGGTACTGATTACATTGAAGATTTTTGCCGATTGATAAATCGGGTTGATTTTACCTATCCGTTTGTCACCCTTGATGTGGTCCCTCGCTATGATAAAACCTTACCTGAATGGGAGTTTTTACTGAACGGTAAGTTAATTTCAGAAGAGCAAGCCGAACGTGTGTTAAGCGTAAATGACTTTACTGTCGACAGCATGGAAGAGCAGGTAGAGCAATTCCTGACCTTAAAAGTAGAGCAGTTTATGTTGTCGCTTAAAAATAAGCGTTAACACATTTCGCCGTTAAGAATCACTCGCATTCAGTTAGTCGCTTCCGTATACTGCATTTTTATTTAAGAGCCTAGGAACTTTATGAATATCTGGGTCGATGCAGATGCATGCCCTGTTGCAATTAAAGAGATTTTATTTCGTGCAGCAGAGCGTACACAGATCAACACAACCTTTATTGCTAATCACAGTTTCCGCATTCCACCGTCTCGTTTTATCAAGCGATTACAGGTAGAAAAAGGATTTGATGTTGCCGATAACGAAATTGCTAAACGTGTAGTCGCGGGCGATTTAATAATTACGCAAGATATTCCACTCGCCGATGAAGTGATCACTAAAGAAGCGATTGCGCTCACCCCGCGCGGCGAGTTATTAACTGCAAGTAACATTAAAGCGCGTTTAAATATGCGTGATTTTTTTGATACTTTGCGTGCCAGTGGCGTTGAAACAGGTGGCCCGAGCGCGTTATCAAACACTGATAAAAAAGCCTTTGCAGATGAGCTTGATAAAGCGCTTGCAAGGCTCGGTTAGCTTTATTGTTTAAAAGGAAAGTTGCGCAGTTATGCACGATCTTACGAAAGGAAGCATTCCAAAACACATTATTTCAATGGCAGTGCCAATCGCCATTGGTCTGCTTATTCAAACACTGTATTTCTTAGTTGATTTGTATTTTGTTGGTCAACTAGGCAGTGCCGCGATTGCCGCTGTGAGTAATGCATCAAGTGTGTTTTTCTTTGTTATGGCATTAACGCAAGTACTCAATATTGGTTGTGCAACACTAGTATCGCATGCGGTCGGGCGAAAAAAGCAGCGCCAAGCCAGTCACGTATTTAATCAAACGTTAGCGCTTGCCAATTGGGCAACCCTGTTTTGCGCAGCGATAGGCTACGCATTTGGTCACGTATTTTTCGCCTTTATGACCGCCGATATTGCTACACAAGCATTAGCCGAGAGTTACTTTTATTGGTTTTTACCGTCATTACTGCTGCAGTTTGTATTTACCGCATTAAGTGCTGCGCTGCGCGGTACTGGTATTGTAAAACCGGTTATGTCGATTTCGGTGATTGGTATTATCGCTAACATTATTCTATCGCCTATTCTGATCACGGGGTGGGGGCTTGGCATTGAGCTCGGTGTCGTTGGTGCGGGTCTGGCGAGCAGTATTTCAATGTTGCTATCGTTTGTGCTTTTGGTGCGTTATTTCAATAAACAAGAGCAATATCTTCAAGTGCGCTGGTTATCGTTTGCGTTAAAAGCGAAAACGATACGCAAAGTACTTAATATTGGTTTACCGTCGGGCGGCGAATTTTTACTGACCTTTTTGTACATGTCGTTAATTTATTGGGCGCTTAGTCGTGTATCTGCTGAAGCACAAGCCGGCTTTGGTTTAGGTGGGCGTATTATGCAATCGCTATTTTTACCGGTTATGGCTATTGCCTTTGCTGCGCCTGCTATCGCTGGACAAAATTTTGCAGCGCGGAAAATCTCACGCGTATACGAAACCTTTCACATTACCGCGTTTTTAACGTGCTCATTAATGGGCATGTTAATGGTCCTGTGTTTATGGGTACCTGAGCTATTTGTTACCGGTTTTAGTGACAATGTCAACGTGGTGTTGGTTGCAGCAACGTTCTTGAGTTTTGTTGGCCTTAATTTTGTTCCTGCTGGCTATGTATTTGCTATTTCAGGCATGTTTCAAGCGCTTGGAAATACGTGGCCCGCTTTACTGAGCACCTTTGTGCGCTTGTCACTGTTTGCGATTTCAGTTGTTTATTTAGTGAATCAAGACGACTTTTACATTGAACAAATTTGGTATTGTTCAATTGTTACTGTGTTTATTCAAGCTTTGGTCAGCCACCTGTTAATTCGTCGTGAATTTAATAAAAAGCTGGTTAAAGCGCCAAGTAACACGCCAGAGCAAACTTGCGCCGTGGCAAAATAAGTGAGTGGTATAGCTGAAAGGGGATGCTAACCGTTGTGCTCAGCGAGCAGCTCTTTAATCGTTAACGCATCAACGGGCTTGGCAAACCAATAGCCTTGAATTAGCGAGCAATCCGATGCGGTTAACCAGTGCATCTGCGCATTGAGCTCAACGCCTTCGGCAATTACTTCAAGTTTTAAGCTTTTACTCATCGCAATAATGGCTTTGGTAAGGGCTTGGCTTTCTGCGTTATGTTCAACGTCTTTGATGAAGCTTCTATCAATTTTGAGTTTATGCACCGGGAATTTCTTTAAATAGCTGAGCGATGAATAGCCAGTGCCAAAATCATCGATGGCTATTTTTACGCCTAAATTAGCTAACATAGTGAGTTGGGCAATGGTTTTTTTATCGTTTTCAATGAGTAAGCTTTCGGTAATCTCTAAAATTAGCTTATTGCTTGGCAAGCCACTAACTTCAAGCGTACTTTTTATTGTGGCAATAAAATCATCGCGTTGGAATTGAATAGTCGAAATGTTTACGCTGATACCAGGTGCATTTTTATATTCGTCTTGCCACTTTGCTGCGGTAACACAGGCCTGTTCTAAAACAAACTCACCAATATTGGCAATCACTCCAATTTCTTCAGCAAGTTCAATAAATTGGTCAGGTGAAACAAGACCTTTGGTGGGGTGATGCCAACGTACTAATGCTTCACACGCATAAATAATATTATGTTTAGCATCAAAAATTGGTTGGTAATCAATGAAAAACTGTTGGTTATCGATTGCGGTTCGTAATTCGCCTTCAAGAGTGCGCCTTTTTTGTGCTTTTTCGTCCATTTCGGCGGTAAAAAATTGAAAGTTATTTTTACCTTTTGCTTTCGCTTTATACATGGCGCTATCGGCTTTTCGCATCAGTGTTTCAACGTCTTTACCGTCATTCGGATAAGTTGTTATTCCGATGCTAGCAGAGACAAATCCTTGAGCGTTATCAAGTTGATAAGGGGCGGCTATTGCTGCTTGAATTTTATGGGCGACTCGGTCAACTTTAAACTGATTATTATCGCTTGCGATAAGCACCGCAAATTCATCTCCACCCAAACGAGAAATAGTATCTGATTTACGTAATGTACTACTCAGGCGCGTTGCGGTTTGCTGTAAAAGGGTATCGCCTTGTGAATGGCCAAGGGTATCATTTACGTGTTTAAAGCCATCTAAGTCGATGAACAATAGCGCCAGAAATGAGTGCTCACGCTGTGCTTTATTTAGTGCTTGCTCAAAACGATCTGAGAATAAGTTGCGGTTAGCAAGTCCAGTAAGTGAGTCGAAGTTAGCTTGCTGGTAAATTTTATTTTCTGCTGTTTTCCGCTTTGTGATGTCGCTAAACAGTGCCACAAATGCATCAATCTCACCATTATTATCACGAAGGGCGGTGATTGAAAGCCATTCATAATAAAGCTCACCGTTTTTACGACGATTACAAATTTCACCTTGCCATTGGTTATTTTC of the Pseudoalteromonas spongiae UST010723-006 genome contains:
- a CDS encoding YaiI/YqxD family protein; translated protein: MNIWVDADACPVAIKEILFRAAERTQINTTFIANHSFRIPPSRFIKRLQVEKGFDVADNEIAKRVVAGDLIITQDIPLADEVITKEAIALTPRGELLTASNIKARLNMRDFFDTLRASGVETGGPSALSNTDKKAFADELDKALARLG
- a CDS encoding VOC family protein, yielding MNLNQVTLPVTQMSDAVTFYQTLGFELIVDTPHYARFACPEGESTFSLSLEENAVNGATIYFEHAQLDNWVADLQAKGVIFSQLPTVQRYLWREAVLFDPSGNKIKLYWAGENRLNPPWRVSR
- a CDS encoding sensor domain-containing protein, translating into MPVVFACLLFFPLFLFANTEFEQIFDDHTAVMLLIEPKSGKIVKANQAAADFYGYSSQTLQSKTIQEINLFTAEQVAEERKNAHRQKRNYFIFRHQTATGDIKTVEVYSIPIEFHGATLLYSVIKDISTQRQYQSEIWQYQKNLEQMVDSQVAIIKTKNNKIHAIYIAGLVVLITLALFLTYLLRITRKAQKYSIKLSQIVEQSPSAIITTDLQGYIDYQNKHSESALFAKLSSSKRSLFDELRDLTQLRDEFDNAISTNTPWVDRINLGQEQQWLHVHLYPLINNQQKKDGYVLILNDISKQKQDEKQLRLSSTVFRTANEAVMICDKNYRIQAVNEAFTEITGYHSDEVLNKTPDILSSDLQTEPFYANMQHQLDENNQWQGEICNRRKNGELYYEWLSITALRDNNGEIDAFVALFSDITKRKTAENKIYQQANFDSLTGLANRNLFSDRFEQALNKAQREHSFLALLFIDLDGFKHVNDTLGHSQGDTLLQQTATRLSSTLRKSDTISRLGGDEFAVLIASDNNQFKVDRVAHKIQAAIAAPYQLDNAQGFVSASIGITTYPNDGKDVETLMRKADSAMYKAKAKGKNNFQFFTAEMDEKAQKRRTLEGELRTAIDNQQFFIDYQPIFDAKHNIIYACEALVRWHHPTKGLVSPDQFIELAEEIGVIANIGEFVLEQACVTAAKWQDEYKNAPGISVNISTIQFQRDDFIATIKSTLEVSGLPSNKLILEITESLLIENDKKTIAQLTMLANLGVKIAIDDFGTGYSSLSYLKKFPVHKLKIDRSFIKDVEHNAESQALTKAIIAMSKSLKLEVIAEGVELNAQMHWLTASDCSLIQGYWFAKPVDALTIKELLAEHNG
- a CDS encoding MATE family efflux transporter — its product is MHDLTKGSIPKHIISMAVPIAIGLLIQTLYFLVDLYFVGQLGSAAIAAVSNASSVFFFVMALTQVLNIGCATLVSHAVGRKKQRQASHVFNQTLALANWATLFCAAIGYAFGHVFFAFMTADIATQALAESYFYWFLPSLLLQFVFTALSAALRGTGIVKPVMSISVIGIIANIILSPILITGWGLGIELGVVGAGLASSISMLLSFVLLVRYFNKQEQYLQVRWLSFALKAKTIRKVLNIGLPSGGEFLLTFLYMSLIYWALSRVSAEAQAGFGLGGRIMQSLFLPVMAIAFAAPAIAGQNFAARKISRVYETFHITAFLTCSLMGMLMVLCLWVPELFVTGFSDNVNVVLVAATFLSFVGLNFVPAGYVFAISGMFQALGNTWPALLSTFVRLSLFAISVVYLVNQDDFYIEQIWYCSIVTVFIQALVSHLLIRREFNKKLVKAPSNTPEQTCAVAK
- a CDS encoding mechanosensitive ion channel family protein translates to MEEFIAQLDLNQYLPTALDWATNLLLAFAILIIGIWLAGKVNKAIIKISNRHAQLDDTLFKFFGSVAKYTILAFVGIAVLNRFGVQTASIIALLGAAGLAVGLALQGTLSNLAAGVMLLIFRPYKVDDFIETGDQFGKVAEIDMFTTILQTFDNQRIIIPNSDIWGNKIVNHSHHKIRGVDMRFGIAYDENIDAARTVINKVLDAHPHILNDPKPFVEVETLNNSSVDFLVRPFCSGEHYFDILYSVPEQVKKALDDANIEIPFPHRKVILVNENK